In Alphaproteobacteria bacterium, one DNA window encodes the following:
- a CDS encoding insulinase family protein: MIAPLTILLFARTRRLALGLLALAALTVFAVPAQALPQVQEVTSPGGIKAWLIADSRLPILSLSFAFEGGMETDPPDRQGLARLAMSLMDEGTQSMDASAFHQALEDDAIEFSMEARRDSLNGHLRVLTETRERAARLVAEALTQPRFDDVDIARMRNAQLALLRRSLNDPDWLAQRAMLDIALAGHPYGQWVLGTRDSLERITSQDLRDFTRGRLARDNLTVTAVGDVTPEVLGALLDQIFGGLPAQSRPVGMPPARLKDLGQSVLMPRQGAQTTLLLSAAAPSYRDPDWFAAMIVNFVLGGGSFESRLMTETREKRGLTYGASSFLTPYRELGMIQARASANNDRAAKALAVMRQVWSRMAKTGPTSKELRQAKDYLAGSHAVALTSSDDMSALMLSMKRTGMGPDFLSEYPKRLRAVTARQAQKAAAKMLTPSPLILMVGAPEHMAPTKTIPTLLESGTPITQQEE; the protein is encoded by the coding sequence ATGATCGCCCCTCTGACGATACTCTTGTTTGCTCGCACGCGACGTTTGGCTCTTGGCCTGTTGGCCCTGGCCGCGCTGACGGTATTCGCGGTCCCCGCCCAGGCCTTGCCCCAGGTGCAGGAAGTTACCAGTCCCGGCGGAATCAAGGCATGGTTGATCGCCGACTCGCGATTGCCGATCCTGTCGCTGTCTTTCGCCTTCGAAGGCGGCATGGAGACCGATCCGCCCGACCGGCAAGGCTTGGCGCGATTGGCCATGTCCCTGATGGACGAGGGTACGCAAAGCATGGATGCCAGCGCCTTTCACCAAGCCCTTGAAGACGACGCCATCGAGTTTTCCATGGAGGCCCGGCGCGACTCGTTAAACGGCCATCTTCGCGTCTTGACGGAAACGCGCGAACGCGCCGCGCGTCTGGTGGCCGAGGCCCTGACGCAGCCGCGCTTTGACGATGTCGATATCGCGCGCATGCGCAACGCTCAACTGGCCCTGTTGCGCCGTTCCCTGAACGATCCCGACTGGTTGGCGCAACGCGCCATGCTGGATATCGCCTTGGCGGGTCACCCCTATGGTCAATGGGTCTTGGGCACGCGCGACAGCCTGGAGCGCATCACGTCGCAGGACTTGCGTGATTTCACGCGCGGACGCTTGGCGCGCGACAATCTGACCGTCACGGCGGTGGGCGATGTGACGCCCGAAGTGCTGGGCGCTTTGCTGGATCAAATATTTGGCGGGTTGCCGGCGCAATCCCGGCCCGTGGGCATGCCTCCGGCTCGATTGAAGGATCTGGGACAAAGCGTGCTGATGCCGCGCCAAGGCGCACAGACCACCTTACTGCTCAGCGCGGCCGCGCCCAGTTATCGTGACCCCGATTGGTTCGCCGCGATGATCGTGAATTTCGTTCTGGGCGGCGGCAGCTTTGAATCGCGATTGATGACCGAGACGCGGGAAAAGCGCGGACTGACCTATGGCGCGTCCAGCTTCCTCACGCCTTATCGCGAGCTGGGCATGATCCAGGCGCGGGCCTCGGCCAATAACGACCGCGCCGCCAAGGCCCTGGCCGTCATGCGTCAGGTATGGTCCCGCATGGCCAAGACCGGCCCCACGTCCAAGGAACTGCGCCAAGCCAAGGACTATCTGGCCGGCTCACATGCCGTGGCCCTGACATCGAGCGATGACATGTCCGCCTTGATGCTGTCGATGAAGCGCACGGGAATGGGTCCTGACTTTCTGTCGGAATACCCCAAGCGCCTACGCGCCGTGACTGCGCGCCAAGCTCAAAAAGCCGCCGCGAAGATGCTGACACCTTCGCCCTTGATCCTGATGGTCGGCGCGCCTGAACATATGGCACCCACGAAGACCATCCCGACCCTCTTGGAATCGGGAACCCCAATCACGCAGCAGGAAGAATAA
- a CDS encoding RluA family pseudouridine synthase, with the protein MANWVEVEIPPDRSGMRLDKALALMLKDCLSRTAARAVIEAGGVEVDGHPQIQADATTRQGQHLRVRLPEPEKATAIAQPMDLAIVYEDDDVIVLDKPAGLVVHPACGNPDGTLVNGLVAHCAGRLSGMGGDLRPGIVHRLDKDTSGLMVVACHDIAHRALSAQFSGHRLARVYHALVWGWPYPSSGRIETRLARSPTDRRKVAVTNAAQDAEHGKLAITHYRTLATFGPLASLIECRLETGRTHQIRVHMSHIGHPIVGDATYGPPPRALLRTQAKNHLLPLLRAFPRQALHATELDFIHPTDNAPRHFTSPLPKDMQELVVLMEAGTKI; encoded by the coding sequence ATGGCCAATTGGGTCGAGGTTGAGATTCCACCGGATCGGTCAGGAATGAGGTTGGACAAGGCTTTAGCGCTGATGCTGAAGGATTGTCTGTCCCGCACGGCGGCGCGCGCCGTGATTGAAGCGGGCGGGGTGGAAGTGGACGGCCATCCCCAAATCCAGGCCGATGCTACGACGCGACAGGGGCAGCATCTGCGCGTGCGCCTGCCCGAGCCTGAAAAAGCGACAGCCATCGCCCAACCGATGGATCTGGCTATTGTGTACGAAGATGACGATGTGATCGTCTTGGATAAGCCCGCCGGTCTTGTGGTGCATCCGGCTTGCGGTAATCCTGACGGCACATTAGTCAACGGATTGGTAGCCCATTGCGCGGGTAGACTCTCGGGCATGGGAGGCGATTTGCGGCCCGGCATCGTCCACCGTCTGGATAAAGACACCAGCGGCCTTATGGTGGTGGCATGCCACGATATCGCCCACCGGGCGCTCAGTGCTCAATTCTCAGGCCACAGATTGGCGCGTGTCTATCATGCCCTGGTCTGGGGCTGGCCCTATCCATCGTCCGGACGCATCGAAACGCGGTTGGCTCGCAGTCCCACCGACCGGCGCAAGGTGGCCGTGACAAACGCCGCGCAGGATGCCGAGCATGGTAAATTGGCCATCACACATTACCGCACGCTTGCGACCTTCGGTCCTTTGGCGAGTCTGATCGAATGCCGTTTGGAAACAGGTCGTACCCACCAGATTCGCGTGCATATGTCCCATATCGGCCATCCCATCGTGGGCGATGCCACCTATGGCCCACCGCCTCGCGCTTTACTGCGTACACAGGCTAAAAACCACTTGTTGCCCCTGCTGCGCGCCTTCCCCCGCCAAGCCCTACACGCCACCGAGCTGGATTTCATCCATCCGACCGACAACGCACCGCGCCATTTCACCAGCCCTTTGCCCAAAGACATGCAGGAACTGGTGGTGCTGATGGAGGCAGGCACTAAAATATAA
- a CDS encoding insulinase family protein has translation MRFHRAVFVGGLMALLGTTAGGCAPVESSTAGKPGPAIAAGLFYPTTFTLKNGMDVIVVPNHRAPVVIHQVWYRTGAADDAPGHAGLAHYLEHLMFKGTKRHPGGTFSRLVSSHGGHDNAFTSYDTTTYTQTVPADRLELVMRLEADRMAGLHFPVAQGLTERDVVLSERRERTDDEPSGRLWEQMRKALYGVSPYGRPVIGTAEEIKGLTPALALERHKKNYAPNNAILVVSGDVEPQKVLKLAEKTYGRLPRRFVPPRDRARDPMDRTARPAQIKVCDAGLRQASWQRWGRAPKASDPRSAAFEVLADILGGGRTSRLYRRLVMEDKIATGASTSYQGEAWDEGMMTLSVSPMKDSLGKIDAVMAEETARLVRDGVTAQETAEAIERLKRMGILARDDVTDPAQVLGLSVATGQSVADVESWPARIAAVTPEQVQQAAKDVFGRTGGWVTGWLLPQEQCAQIADNAAQQEP, from the coding sequence ATGCGGTTTCATCGGGCAGTCTTTGTAGGTGGGCTGATGGCCCTGCTGGGAACAACGGCTGGTGGATGTGCTCCCGTCGAATCCTCCACGGCCGGTAAGCCAGGGCCCGCTATTGCCGCCGGACTGTTTTATCCCACCACCTTTACGCTGAAAAACGGCATGGACGTGATCGTGGTGCCCAACCACCGCGCGCCTGTCGTGATCCACCAAGTGTGGTACCGCACCGGTGCCGCCGATGACGCGCCCGGCCATGCAGGACTGGCCCATTATCTGGAACATCTGATGTTCAAGGGCACGAAGCGACATCCGGGCGGGACGTTCAGCCGCTTGGTCAGCAGCCATGGCGGTCATGACAACGCCTTCACCAGTTACGACACCACCACCTATACTCAGACCGTGCCCGCCGATAGACTGGAATTGGTGATGAGGCTTGAAGCTGATCGTATGGCGGGGCTTCACTTTCCCGTCGCCCAGGGCCTGACCGAACGCGACGTGGTGCTGTCCGAACGGCGCGAACGCACCGATGACGAGCCGTCTGGCCGTCTATGGGAACAGATGCGCAAGGCGCTGTACGGCGTCAGCCCGTATGGTCGCCCGGTGATCGGCACGGCGGAGGAAATCAAGGGCCTTACCCCCGCTTTGGCCCTGGAACGCCACAAAAAAAACTACGCGCCCAATAACGCCATTCTTGTGGTTTCGGGCGATGTGGAACCACAAAAAGTGCTGAAGCTGGCCGAGAAAACCTATGGCCGATTGCCCCGGCGTTTTGTGCCCCCTCGTGATCGCGCACGCGACCCCATGGACCGAACGGCACGGCCCGCGCAGATCAAAGTGTGTGATGCGGGATTGCGCCAAGCCAGTTGGCAAAGATGGGGACGCGCGCCCAAGGCCAGCGACCCGCGTTCTGCCGCTTTCGAAGTCCTGGCCGATATTCTGGGCGGCGGACGCACCAGCCGCCTCTATCGCCGCTTGGTGATGGAGGACAAAATCGCCACCGGCGCAAGCACCTCGTATCAAGGCGAAGCCTGGGACGAGGGCATGATGACGCTGAGCGTCTCGCCCATGAAGGACTCCTTGGGCAAGATCGACGCCGTGATGGCCGAGGAAACGGCGCGTTTGGTTCGAGATGGTGTGACTGCCCAAGAAACCGCCGAGGCGATCGAGCGTCTGAAACGCATGGGCATCCTGGCCCGCGACGATGTGACCGATCCGGCCCAGGTATTGGGCCTCTCGGTCGCCACCGGCCAAAGCGTGGCCGATGTTGAATCCTGGCCTGCGCGCATCGCCGCCGTGACGCCCGAGCAGGTACAACAAGCCGCCAAGGACGTGTTTGGCCGCACAGGCGGCTGGGTAACCGGTTGGCTGTTGCCGCAGGAACAATGCGCCCAGATCGCAGATAACGCCGCACAGCAGGAGCCATAA
- a CDS encoding DUF3035 domain-containing protein gives MMTPFRLMLMASAATVLLSGCSSVRDTLGLTRKPPDEFSVVERAPLSLPPDFALRPPRLGAPRPQESNPGEDARRAVLGSAPTAPASASAAERQLLEGAATKDSDPNIREQIDREAAQTAQGNKKLVDDILFWRGPRETPAAVVDAPAEAQRLKGNAESKAPADKGATPIIERGKSGWLGF, from the coding sequence ATGATGACGCCGTTTCGTTTGATGCTCATGGCCAGCGCCGCCACCGTCCTTTTGTCGGGTTGCTCCAGCGTGCGCGATACGTTGGGACTGACGCGCAAGCCGCCCGATGAGTTCTCGGTGGTCGAACGCGCGCCCTTGTCCCTGCCTCCCGATTTCGCCTTGCGTCCTCCGCGTCTGGGTGCCCCTCGCCCCCAAGAAAGCAACCCGGGCGAGGACGCGCGACGTGCGGTTCTGGGCAGCGCGCCCACGGCCCCCGCTTCCGCCTCCGCCGCCGAAAGGCAGCTTTTGGAAGGCGCAGCCACTAAGGACAGCGACCCGAATATCCGTGAGCAGATCGACCGAGAGGCGGCCCAGACCGCGCAAGGCAACAAGAAACTGGTGGATGATATCCTCTTCTGGCGCGGTCCGCGTGAAACTCCGGCCGCCGTGGTGGACGCCCCTGCCGAGGCCCAGCGCCTGAAAGGCAATGCGGAAAGCAAGGCTCCCGCCGATAAGGGAGCGACCCCCATCATCGAACGCGGCAAATCGGGCTGGTTGGGGTTCTAA
- a CDS encoding DUF2336 domain-containing protein gives MTNDLSEEQIMALQSDLQERLPEIFRLATERTSESRIRLADVLTSAVLECHVVLNEHESHLLQEIIDDLLANSGVDVRQILVERFAKANSAPRNVIISLACDESMDIAGPILRQSVNLSDEDLIFVAESHGHDHALAIATRCAISEAVADALITTGDVRVMQTVVENLGAMLSDSAMNMLAESARLTEALRAPLIKRPELSVHMASSLYWWVSSELRRTILRRYGLNPGQIDSALAGSIQELLRHHERDHADQEEFTQIIDWLTAHDALSAATLIQVLRMGQYRLFEALLGHMTGLRPNSVRALVLQSGGHALAAICRAAGVDKPSFVSIFLLSRGARPGEQIVRPSELSEALVAFDQITAEKAKMMMAAWGSTENNQLADSASYVQSSIVKSLNG, from the coding sequence ATGACCAACGATCTGAGCGAAGAGCAAATCATGGCGCTGCAAAGCGACTTGCAAGAGAGATTGCCCGAGATATTCCGTTTGGCTACCGAACGGACATCGGAATCGCGGATCAGGCTGGCCGATGTCCTGACTTCGGCGGTCTTAGAATGCCATGTGGTTCTGAACGAGCACGAGTCGCATCTACTGCAGGAAATCATAGATGATCTTTTGGCCAATTCAGGCGTGGATGTGCGCCAGATTCTGGTCGAGCGTTTTGCTAAGGCAAACAGCGCGCCGCGTAATGTCATTATCTCGCTGGCTTGCGATGAGTCGATGGATATTGCCGGACCTATCTTGCGCCAGAGTGTGAATCTGAGTGATGAAGACTTGATCTTCGTAGCCGAGTCCCATGGCCATGATCATGCCTTAGCGATTGCCACGCGCTGCGCGATCAGTGAGGCGGTGGCCGATGCATTGATCACTACTGGTGACGTACGGGTCATGCAGACTGTGGTCGAGAATCTCGGGGCCATGCTTTCTGACAGTGCCATGAATATGCTGGCCGAATCCGCACGCCTGACCGAGGCGCTGCGCGCGCCGTTGATTAAGCGTCCGGAACTGAGCGTTCATATGGCCAGCAGCCTGTATTGGTGGGTGTCCTCGGAACTGCGTCGTACCATCTTGCGCCGCTACGGCCTGAATCCCGGTCAGATTGATTCCGCCTTGGCCGGGTCGATTCAGGAATTGCTGCGCCATCATGAGCGCGATCACGCCGATCAAGAAGAGTTCACGCAGATCATTGATTGGTTGACGGCGCATGACGCACTCTCCGCCGCTACGTTGATTCAAGTATTGCGCATGGGGCAGTATCGCCTCTTCGAGGCGCTTTTGGGACATATGACAGGGTTGCGCCCCAACAGCGTACGTGCCTTGGTGCTGCAATCGGGCGGTCATGCATTGGCCGCCATATGCCGCGCGGCGGGCGTGGATAAACCCAGTTTTGTCTCGATCTTTCTGCTCAGCCGTGGCGCACGGCCAGGCGAGCAGATCGTGCGGCCTAGCGAATTGTCGGAAGCCTTGGTGGCGTTCGACCAGATCACGGCGGAAAAGGCCAAGATGATGATGGCCGCTTGGGGCAGCACAGAAAACAATCAGCTCGCCGATTCTGCGTCTTATGTTCAGTCTTCCATAGTCAAAAGTCTGAACGGGTAA
- the lspA gene encoding signal peptidase II, producing MGANPRHVLSALALAAVLLVLDRLTKLMVMGAVLPLPPPRRIPVLPFLDLVAVANRGVSFGLFNDHGLPAIVFVGISLAVTVFLLIWLCRGVSLWASLALGLVIGGALGNTLDRILLGAVFDFLDFHIAGWHWPAFNLADSGIVIGVALLLLDGVFDKTHKNKKHAQKESS from the coding sequence ATGGGCGCGAACCCGCGCCATGTGTTGTCGGCTTTGGCCCTGGCCGCCGTTTTGCTGGTGCTGGATCGCCTGACCAAGCTTATGGTCATGGGCGCGGTACTGCCTTTGCCGCCGCCACGACGCATTCCGGTGCTGCCTTTTTTGGATCTTGTGGCGGTGGCCAATCGGGGAGTTAGTTTTGGTCTTTTCAATGACCACGGGTTGCCCGCCATCGTGTTCGTCGGAATCAGCCTGGCCGTGACCGTCTTTTTGCTGATTTGGCTATGCCGTGGGGTCAGCTTGTGGGCCAGCCTGGCCCTGGGGCTTGTGATCGGCGGGGCCTTGGGCAACACGCTAGATCGTATCCTGCTGGGAGCGGTGTTCGATTTTCTGGACTTCCATATCGCCGGATGGCACTGGCCGGCCTTCAACCTGGCCGATAGCGGCATCGTGATCGGCGTCGCATTGCTGTTGCTTGACGGCGTCTTCGACAAGACGCACAAGAATAAGAAACATGCTCAGAAGGAATCCTCATGA
- a CDS encoding IS66 family transposase, with product MELSPELRELIEGLRREIAVLRSENAALKQEVADLRRQLGKDSSNSSKPPSSDGLGKKPRIAGSLRGASGKKSGGQAGHKGGTLRRVETPNIIKHHTAENCAHCRAKLTSAMADGVEKRQVFDIPEPRLEVTEHQAHIYTCAKCHGTTQAAFPEDVTSFVQYGARIKAAAVYLNAQQLIPEDRAAEVMNDVFGAKGLCPDSIVAWGKAKAAALQPFVEHIRKLLDAAPVRHLDETGFRIGGKTQWLHVVSTTALTHYRASEKRGTVPRTLQGGVIVHDHFKPYYTLAGLTHGLCNAHHLRELKALTEIEKEPWAKKMFRFLLLANKAAHRAKGAGMESLPERVKRRLMSLYDAIIMQGWIYHENLPPLAGRRVGQRGKQARRPGFNLLRRLRDFKQDALRFLEDFAVPFTNNQAEQDIRMMKVKMKISGGFRTMDGATTFASLRSVLSTARKQGWNILKTLASKPETLVSALPA from the coding sequence ATGGAGCTTTCCCCCGAGTTGCGCGAGTTAATCGAAGGTCTACGGCGAGAGATAGCCGTCTTGCGGTCTGAGAATGCGGCCTTGAAGCAGGAAGTGGCTGATCTGCGGCGGCAGTTGGGCAAGGACAGCTCGAACAGCAGCAAACCGCCGTCGAGCGATGGGCTTGGCAAGAAGCCACGGATAGCGGGGAGTTTGCGCGGCGCGTCTGGCAAGAAAAGCGGCGGACAGGCTGGGCATAAGGGCGGAACGCTGCGACGTGTTGAAACGCCGAATATCATCAAACACCACACGGCAGAAAACTGCGCTCATTGTCGTGCGAAGCTGACATCTGCAATGGCGGATGGCGTCGAGAAGCGACAGGTGTTTGACATACCGGAGCCTCGGCTTGAGGTCACGGAACATCAAGCTCACATCTACACCTGCGCAAAATGCCATGGCACGACCCAGGCGGCGTTTCCCGAAGACGTGACATCGTTCGTTCAATACGGCGCACGCATCAAAGCGGCGGCGGTTTATCTGAACGCGCAGCAGCTTATTCCTGAAGACAGAGCCGCCGAGGTTATGAATGATGTGTTCGGCGCGAAAGGCTTGTGCCCCGACAGCATCGTCGCGTGGGGCAAGGCAAAAGCTGCGGCTTTGCAGCCTTTTGTCGAACATATCAGAAAGTTGTTAGACGCCGCCCCTGTACGGCATCTGGATGAAACCGGCTTTCGCATCGGCGGCAAAACGCAATGGTTGCATGTGGTATCGACAACGGCGCTGACGCATTATCGCGCGTCGGAAAAGCGCGGCACCGTTCCACGAACCCTGCAGGGCGGCGTCATCGTCCACGACCATTTTAAACCGTATTATACGCTGGCGGGCCTGACCCACGGCCTGTGCAACGCGCATCATTTGCGCGAGTTGAAGGCCCTGACGGAGATCGAGAAAGAGCCGTGGGCGAAAAAGATGTTCCGCTTCCTTCTGCTGGCGAACAAGGCCGCGCATCGCGCCAAAGGCGCGGGCATGGAGTCTTTGCCCGAGCGCGTCAAGCGTCGTCTGATGTCTTTGTACGACGCGATCATCATGCAGGGCTGGATTTACCACGAAAACCTGCCTCCGCTCGCAGGGCGGCGTGTGGGGCAACGCGGCAAACAGGCGCGGCGTCCCGGGTTCAATCTGCTGCGGCGCTTGCGCGACTTCAAACAGGACGCGTTGCGCTTCCTCGAAGACTTCGCCGTGCCCTTCACCAACAATCAGGCCGAGCAGGACATCCGCATGATGAAGGTGAAAATGAAAATCTCGGGCGGATTCCGCACCATGGACGGTGCCACAACCTTCGCCTCGCTCCGCTCCGTCCTCTCCACAGCCAGAAAACAGGGCTGGAACATCCTAAAAACCCTTGCCTCAAAACCAGAAACCCTCGTCTCGGCCCTGCCTGCCTGA
- a CDS encoding isoleucine--tRNA ligase → MPQEIKDSVFLPRTEFAMRGNLPQTEPKWLEMWRGMGLYQRLRQQSAGRPTYILHDGPPFANGHIHMGHALNKILKDVVARSHQMLGFDAPYVPGWDCHGLPIEWKIEEEYRAKGKDKDQVPVLDFRAECRAFAQTWKTVQSQDFQRLGVVGDWENPYSTMTFAAEAQILREIHKYLINGSLHRGAKPVMWSVVEKTALADAEVEYHDHVSTTVYVAFPIAKTSTPALEGAQVVIWTTTPWTLPGNRAIAFGPEMTYGVYAAPSGARYVLAESLAEQVSQAIGQTLTKQANILGPDLADTVCHHPLRGQGYEFDVPLLVAGFVTHDTGTGFVHIAPGHGADDFYLGQSHGLSIPETVGDDGVYGPSVPLFAGKRVLTEKGKEGDANAAVIEALTQAGALLAQAKLTHSYPHSWRSKAPIVFRTTPQWFIAMDDTNGLRAKALSAIEATRFVPSQGYNRIKSMVEQRPDWCVSRQRAWGVPLAFFVHKTTGEALRDPAVLGRIQAAFEEQGADAWYANTPESFLGANYNAQDYTQIFDIVDVWFESGSTHSFVLEQRPELTWPADLYLEGSDQHRGWFQSSLLQSCGSRGRAPFQAVLTHGFTLDEQGQKMSKSIGNIVAPQNIIEKYGADILRLWVLSTDYTEDQRIGDAILKQQADVYRRLRNTLRYVLGALDGFTPQENLPFDQMPEAERWVLHRVAEMDASIRQNIHDFAFHAILTDLHSFCAQDLSAFYFDLRKDSLYCDRPDAIKRRAARTVMNILFDYLTAWLAPILCFTAEEAWQVRRAVSPFAAPEESVHLRLFPDVPKAWRDEVLAVRWKDLRDLRRVVTGALELARAEKSIGSSLQAAPVVTVTAQQAALLQGVDFAELAITSDLTLRQGDVPAGAFTLPDVPGCGVVVEKAVGEKCERCWRILPEVAAHPRHVCGRCEDALGSMEGA, encoded by the coding sequence ATGCCCCAAGAGATCAAAGATAGTGTTTTTCTGCCCCGCACCGAATTTGCGATGCGCGGCAATCTGCCCCAGACCGAGCCAAAATGGTTAGAGATGTGGCGCGGCATGGGACTGTATCAAAGGCTGCGCCAGCAATCGGCGGGACGGCCCACATATATCCTGCATGACGGCCCGCCTTTCGCCAATGGGCATATCCATATGGGCCATGCGCTGAATAAGATTCTCAAAGACGTGGTGGCGCGGTCCCATCAGATGTTGGGGTTTGATGCCCCCTATGTGCCGGGCTGGGACTGCCATGGATTGCCGATTGAGTGGAAAATCGAAGAAGAATACCGCGCCAAAGGCAAAGACAAAGATCAGGTACCGGTGTTGGATTTTCGGGCCGAATGTCGCGCCTTTGCCCAAACATGGAAAACCGTTCAAAGCCAGGACTTTCAGCGTTTGGGCGTAGTGGGCGATTGGGAGAACCCCTATAGCACCATGACTTTTGCCGCCGAGGCGCAGATCTTACGCGAAATCCACAAATATCTGATCAATGGCAGTCTGCATCGCGGGGCCAAGCCCGTCATGTGGTCGGTGGTCGAGAAAACGGCCCTGGCCGATGCCGAGGTCGAGTATCACGATCATGTCTCGACCACGGTTTATGTGGCTTTTCCTATCGCTAAGACCTCGACGCCCGCATTGGAGGGCGCGCAGGTCGTTATCTGGACCACCACGCCCTGGACTCTGCCCGGCAATCGCGCCATCGCCTTTGGCCCCGAGATGACCTATGGCGTCTATGCCGCGCCGTCGGGCGCGCGCTATGTGCTGGCGGAAAGCTTGGCTGAACAGGTATCCCAGGCCATCGGACAAACCCTGACCAAACAAGCCAATATCCTCGGCCCTGATTTGGCTGACACTGTCTGCCACCATCCCTTGCGCGGCCAAGGCTATGAGTTCGATGTGCCTTTGCTGGTCGCCGGTTTCGTCACGCATGACACCGGCACCGGCTTTGTGCATATCGCTCCCGGCCATGGCGCGGACGATTTTTACTTGGGTCAGAGCCACGGATTATCGATCCCTGAAACCGTGGGCGATGATGGTGTCTATGGTCCCAGCGTGCCTCTGTTCGCGGGTAAGCGCGTATTGACCGAAAAGGGAAAAGAAGGCGACGCCAACGCCGCCGTGATCGAAGCCTTGACCCAAGCGGGCGCGTTATTGGCGCAAGCCAAGCTGACGCATAGTTATCCGCATTCCTGGCGTTCGAAGGCCCCGATCGTCTTTCGCACCACGCCGCAATGGTTCATCGCCATGGATGACACGAACGGATTGCGCGCCAAGGCTCTGTCTGCGATCGAGGCCACGCGCTTTGTGCCCTCCCAAGGTTATAATCGTATCAAGTCGATGGTGGAGCAACGCCCCGATTGGTGCGTCAGCCGTCAGCGCGCCTGGGGCGTTCCCTTGGCATTCTTCGTTCACAAGACAACGGGCGAGGCGCTGCGCGATCCGGCCGTGCTGGGACGCATCCAAGCCGCTTTTGAGGAGCAAGGCGCGGATGCCTGGTACGCGAACACGCCCGAAAGCTTTCTGGGGGCGAACTACAACGCGCAGGATTACACCCAAATCTTCGATATTGTCGATGTGTGGTTTGAATCCGGTTCGACCCATAGCTTTGTTTTGGAACAGCGTCCTGAACTGACATGGCCCGCCGATTTATATTTGGAAGGCTCGGACCAACATCGCGGCTGGTTTCAATCTTCCCTGCTGCAATCTTGCGGCTCGCGCGGGCGGGCACCCTTTCAGGCCGTCTTGACCCATGGCTTTACGCTGGACGAGCAAGGACAAAAAATGTCCAAGTCGATCGGCAATATCGTCGCGCCGCAAAACATCATCGAGAAATACGGGGCGGATATCTTGCGCCTTTGGGTGCTGTCCACCGACTACACCGAAGACCAACGCATCGGCGACGCCATCCTCAAGCAACAGGCCGATGTCTATCGCCGCTTGCGCAACACGTTGCGCTATGTCTTGGGCGCATTGGATGGATTTACGCCTCAAGAAAACCTGCCCTTTGATCAGATGCCCGAGGCCGAACGCTGGGTGCTGCATCGCGTGGCCGAGATGGACGCCAGTATTCGGCAAAACATCCATGACTTCGCCTTTCACGCCATCTTGACCGATCTGCACAGCTTTTGCGCCCAAGACCTATCGGCCTTCTATTTCGACCTGCGCAAAGACAGCCTGTATTGCGACCGGCCCGATGCTATCAAGCGTCGCGCCGCGCGAACGGTGATGAACATCCTGTTCGATTATCTGACGGCATGGCTGGCCCCCATCTTGTGCTTTACCGCCGAGGAAGCCTGGCAAGTCCGCCGCGCGGTCAGCCCATTCGCCGCACCCGAGGAAAGCGTGCATCTGCGCCTGTTCCCGGATGTGCCTAAGGCTTGGCGCGATGAAGTCCTTGCCGTACGCTGGAAGGATCTGCGCGATCTGCGCCGCGTGGTGACGGGCGCGCTGGAACTGGCGCGGGCGGAAAAGAGCATCGGATCAAGCCTTCAGGCCGCGCCCGTGGTGACGGTGACCGCCCAGCAAGCCGCGCTGTTGCAAGGCGTGGATTTTGCCGAGCTTGCCATCACATCGGACCTTACCTTGCGCCAGGGCGATGTCCCCGCAGGCGCGTTCACCTTGCCCGATGTCCCCGGATGCGGCGTGGTGGTAGAAAAAGCGGTGGGAGAGAAATGCGAGCGTTGCTGGCGCATCTTGCCCGAGGTCGCGGCTCATCCCCGGCATGTGTGCGGTCGTTGCGAAGATGCGCTGGGCAGCATGGAGGGCGCATGA